Proteins encoded in a region of the Planococcus citri chromosome 1, ihPlaCitr1.1, whole genome shotgun sequence genome:
- the LOC135831637 gene encoding coiled-coil domain-containing protein 43, which yields MAQSEEKHSGFSSWLSGKLDQLKIDENIYLNYIISILEGDESRDEKLDILTSILVDTGSSEEFICSCCNEILDNWQTSLSSASEEKKTEKVVENVDQKLARLLESNVRLGETTHACTYTDEQLKIREAILSQYGHGDELEDDYEDDEKDDDLEKNTNASAIHQAEKEKREKAKLENQKKKERDKLEREKQKSTLQEKKEARRKRAQKVEHHRK from the exons ATGGCTCAGTCCGAGGAGAAACACAGCGGATTTTCATCCTGGTTATCAGGCAAATTAGATCAGTTGAAGATCGACGAGAATATATACCTGAACTACATAATTTCCATTCTAGAAGGCGATGAAAGTCGCGACGAAAAACTAGACATCTTGACATCTATTCTGGTTGATACCGGATCATCG GAAGAGTTTATATGCAGCTGTTGTAACGAAATCCTCGATAATTggcaaacatctctgagcagtGCTTCCGAAGAAAAGAAAACCGAAAAAGTAGTCGAGAACGTTGATCAAAAATTGGCCAGACTTTTAGAATCAAATGTGCGTTTAGGGGAAACAACTCACGCTTGTACTTACACTGACGAACAGCTTAAAATTAGGGAAGCTATTTTATCGCAGTATGGCCAC GGCGATGAGCTAGAAGACGACTATGAAGACGATGAAAAAGACGATGAtctcgaaaaaaataccaatgcaTCTGCTATACATCAAGCTGAGAAAGAGAAACGTGAGAAAGCTAAACTCGAAAACCAAAAGAAGAAAGAACGGGATAAATTAGAGAG aGAGAAACAAAAATCTACCCTGCAGGAGAAAAAAGAAGCTAGACGAAAGCGTGCTCAAAAGGTTGAACAtcatcgaaaatga